From the genome of Vigna angularis cultivar LongXiaoDou No.4 chromosome 11, ASM1680809v1, whole genome shotgun sequence, one region includes:
- the LOC108333745 gene encoding uncharacterized protein LOC108333745, with protein MSSSECVFELGMEFSEANNVLLMALMEETQEEEYYHGDDRLVSMIQSLEAEISDTEIAQMDDQDCSTSDSEADHWAEMNIISSLPFDEMNSWMPCGDEMMEHAPMEYEDASYIEDFQLCYGLFLQQQYRETNYFEQGPSDVLFSN; from the coding sequence ATGTCTTCCTCAGAGTGTGTGTTTGAGTTGGGCATGGAGTTCTCAGAGGCCAACAATGTTCTTCTCATGGCACTGATGGAAGAAACACAGGAAGAAGAGTATTATCATGGTGATGATAGACTTGTGAGCATGATTCAGTCATTGGAGGCTGAGATCAGTGACACCGAAATAGCTCAAATGGATGATCAAGATTGCTCCACGTCAGACAGTGAGGCTGATCATTGGGCTGAGATGAACATCATCTCTTCCTTGCCCTTTGATGAGATGAATTCATGGATGCCTTGTGGAGATGAGATGATGGAGCATGCACCAATGGAATATGAAGATGCAAGTTATATTGAAGATTTTCAGCTGTGCTATGGACTTTTCTTGCAGCAACAATATAGAGAAACTAATTATTTTGAACAAGGGCCAAGTGATGTACttttctcaaattaa